From the genome of Cetobacterium somerae ATCC BAA-474:
ATTTCTAACTCTCCGTCTAAAACATAAACTAAAGCATCTGCTGGAGCACTATGTTCACTTAACATCTCTTCTTTATCAAAAGCAAAAACAGCTGAATTCAAAGAATTTTTTAAAGCAATCATCATACTATTTATCGTTTTTTCTCCATAAGGAACTAAATCTTCCAAATTTATAACTTTATTGAACTCCATATTTCTTATTACATTCATTTTATTTCACCTCAATTTTTATTAAATAAAATTAAAACTATCTAAAATGAATTTTACCTTAATATGAAAATAAAATATGTATCATATGTTACTCTTTTGATAATTTTTTTATTTTACACAACATCTTGAAAATACTTCTATATTAATATGTTTTCTTTAAACAAGATTGTAATATTATTCTAGAAATAACATAATATTTCAGAGTATAAATCTATTTTGAAAAAATGATTTTATAATATATAATAACATTAGAATAAAATTAGCATGGGGGAAATTTAAAATGAAAGAAAATTTGGCAATTGTTGCCTCATCATTATTTACAGCTATGAGTGCAGTTTTACTTTTTAAAACTGTTGATAAAGAAGTTGTAAGAGATGAAATATTTGATCCTTTAACTGGATTTTTTAATAGAAGTGAATACAATAGATTTTGTTTAAAAAACAATTTAAAAACAGGGGTTGCAATTTTAATAGACTTAGATAATTTCAAAGAAGTTAATGATACATATGGTCACCACATTGGAGATAAAGTTCTGGTTGAATATGCAAGCATTTTAAAAAAAGTGTTCAGAGATGAGTTTGGAGAGAATAATATATTTAGAATATCAGGAGATGAATTTTACTGCTTTTTAAAAAATACAGAATATAATAATATTTTAAAAATATTAAAAACTAGACTAAAAGAAAGTGTCGAAGAAATTTATGTATTAATTCAGCCTAAAGTTTCTTTAGATGATCCAAGTCAAATTGTTGGTGCTGAAGTTTTAGCAAGATGGAAAAATAAAATATTAGGTGAAATTTATCCCAATGAATTTATCCCAATCGCCGAAGAATTAAAAATAATCGATACAATTGATTTTAAAGTCGCAGAAGAAGCTATTAAAATCTCTAAAGAATGGGTTGCTACAGGTAAGGTTAAAGATGATTTTGTAATATCTTTTAATTTTTCAATGTTAACTTTAGAAAAAAAAGATGTCGTTGAAAGAGTTTTAAAGCTTTTAAAAAAATATAGTTTAAATGGAAAAAATATAGAAATTGAATTAACTGAAAGCATTTTTAGTTCTGATTTAAAAGAGTTAATGGAAAAAATAAAAAAACTTAGAGATAATAAGATAAATATATCACTAGATGACTTTACAGCAGGACACTCAACCGCAGCTATTTTGCCAATTTTAGATATTCAAACGGTAAAATTCGATAGAACACTTTTAGAAAGTGTTAGCAAAAGTAAAAAAGGAAAAATTATGTACGAAAGTTTAATTAAAGTCATAAAAAGTTTAAATTTAAAAATGGTATCAGAAGGAATAGAAACTCAGGAAGAATTAGAATTTTTAAAAAAAAATGGTATCTCTGTAGGACAAGGCTACCTCTTTTCTAAACCTATTTCCAAAAAGTTATTTTTTGAAAATAAAAATTAACTATCATTTTATAACAAAAAAAGATTCTTTCTAATATTAATTGAAAGAACCTTTTTTATTTTACAAGAAATTAAATATTAAAAATCTTCTTCTTCAACCTCAAGAAAACTTTCAATCTCTTTTAATCCAACAAATACATTTTCCTCACTAATATCGTCATCTGTTGAAACAATTAAAGTTGGAAATACTTTAACTGAATACTCTTCTGCAAGTGATTTATTCTCTTCAACATCTACATATTTGACATTTTCAAAGTCTTTCAAAATCTCAATAACCTCTTCAGATTCTTTTGAATTTTTTTTATAAAAAAGTATCATTTCTAAACCTCCTAATTAATATAGTTGTAGAAATATACTAAAAAAATATTGAAATCCTTTAAAAAATATAATGTATTCTAAACTACCACTTTCTTTGGCAGATTTCTTTTTAGCATTATAACTGTTATAACAGAACTTATTGTATCTGCTATTGGTTGAGCTAACCATATTCCTCGTAATCCTAAAAGTTTTGAGCAGATTGTTATTAACGGAATTAATAAAATAACTTGTCTTAATAAACTTAAAAACATAGCTATTTTTCCTTTACCTACAGCTAAAAAGTAGTTACTTCCAGCCATTGCTAATCCTATTGCTGGCATTGCAATTAGGTATATTCTCATTCCTTCTACTGACATTTTTATAATCGTTGGGTCATTATTAAACATTTTAACTATTGTAATTGGAAAACTTTCCATAAAAAACAGTATTACAAAAAATATTAAAGTTCCAACTCCCATAGATATTTTAAGAGCTTCCTTCATTCTGTCAAACTGTTTTGCTCCATAATTATATCCAATAACTGGTTGAGCTCCTTGAGATATTCCATATACAGGCATAAAACAAAGAAGAGCAACTGCATTAACTGTTGTCATAGCTCCAATTGCTAAGTCTCCACCATAAGTTTTTAAAGCATTGTTATTTATTACTTGAACCATACTTGTAGCTAATTGCATTACAAATGGGGATATTCCAATGGACAAAATAAGTTTTATAATATTTAAATCCAAAGAAAAATACTCTTTTTTTATTTTCAAATCTGACCTTTTACTTTTAAAATAAGCATATGATAAAACTAGTGTCACAATTTGAGAAAATATAGTGGCATAAGCAGCACCTTTTACTCCTAAATTCAGTGCAAATATAAATATTGGATCTAAAATAATATTTACTAAGCAACTAAAAACCATTATAGCCGAACAAATTTTTGGACTTCCATCAGCTCTAATAATATTATTTAAAGCATAACCCATTATATTAAATATAGTTCCATATAAAATAATACTGATATAATCTTTGGCATATTTAAATGTTATATCACTAGCTCCAAAGCTTTTTAATATCGGTTCCATAAAAAGAGTTCCAAGTATTGTTATTCCTATTCCTAAAATCATAGACAATGTAATAATATGTCCAACTATTTTTTCTGCATCTCTTTTTTTATCCTCTCCCAATTTTATAGAGATATTTGCTGTAGCTCCTATCCCTATTAACATTGAAAAAGCTAAAACTATATTAGCTAATGGTAATGTAACTCCTACTCCTGTTATAGCTAATGTTCCAACTTCTGGCATATTTCCAATATAAATTCTGTCAACTACATTGTATAAAGCACTTACTAACATACTTATTATTGCTGGAATAGAATATTTTAATAGTAAACTCTTTATATTTCCATCTTTTAACGTCATATTTTTTTCACTCATATTTTACTTTTTAAATTTACTCCTTTATTTTCAGTCTTGGTAGTTAGTTTACACCTTTTCCTGAAAATAAGCAATAAAAAAATGACTAATCAGTCATTATTCTTTTTAAAAATTCCATAAGTAGACTTAACTTGTTCTTGTAGACTCTAGTCTTCTGATGTATACTTTATCTAGAATACAGGAGGGAATCAATGGAGAGATTAGGGTTTCAAGAAATAAAGACTATAAATTATTATGATCATAGAGATGATATCTGCTCTAAGGTTTATCATAATGAAATATTAGATGCTATTGTAATTTTAGATTTTAATATAACTGAGATTGATAGCAGTGGTGTTTTTTCATATCGAGAATATACAAACCTTCAGAATCAATTTATGAAAAAATATAAATTTTTATATAGATTTTGT
Proteins encoded in this window:
- a CDS encoding bifunctional diguanylate cyclase/phosphodiesterase, giving the protein MKENLAIVASSLFTAMSAVLLFKTVDKEVVRDEIFDPLTGFFNRSEYNRFCLKNNLKTGVAILIDLDNFKEVNDTYGHHIGDKVLVEYASILKKVFRDEFGENNIFRISGDEFYCFLKNTEYNNILKILKTRLKESVEEIYVLIQPKVSLDDPSQIVGAEVLARWKNKILGEIYPNEFIPIAEELKIIDTIDFKVAEEAIKISKEWVATGKVKDDFVISFNFSMLTLEKKDVVERVLKLLKKYSLNGKNIEIELTESIFSSDLKELMEKIKKLRDNKINISLDDFTAGHSTAAILPILDIQTVKFDRTLLESVSKSKKGKIMYESLIKVIKSLNLKMVSEGIETQEELEFLKKNGISVGQGYLFSKPISKKLFFENKN
- a CDS encoding thioredoxin domain-containing protein, which translates into the protein MILFYKKNSKESEEVIEILKDFENVKYVDVEENKSLAEEYSVKVFPTLIVSTDDDISEENVFVGLKEIESFLEVEEEDF
- a CDS encoding MATE family efflux transporter, with the translated sequence MSEKNMTLKDGNIKSLLLKYSIPAIISMLVSALYNVVDRIYIGNMPEVGTLAITGVGVTLPLANIVLAFSMLIGIGATANISIKLGEDKKRDAEKIVGHIITLSMILGIGITILGTLFMEPILKSFGASDITFKYAKDYISIILYGTIFNIMGYALNNIIRADGSPKICSAIMVFSCLVNIILDPIFIFALNLGVKGAAYATIFSQIVTLVLSYAYFKSKRSDLKIKKEYFSLDLNIIKLILSIGISPFVMQLATSMVQVINNNALKTYGGDLAIGAMTTVNAVALLCFMPVYGISQGAQPVIGYNYGAKQFDRMKEALKISMGVGTLIFFVILFFMESFPITIVKMFNNDPTIIKMSVEGMRIYLIAMPAIGLAMAGSNYFLAVGKGKIAMFLSLLRQVILLIPLITICSKLLGLRGIWLAQPIADTISSVITVIMLKRNLPKKVVV